The window CATGAACGAAAATGTGTCGTATGAAAGCATGGCCCTGCACAAAGTTGACGGACTATACCTAGCGGTACTGGCGCCCCGGTAGACCCTCTGCGGTGTCCACGATAGCGCTCCCTGCCAGAGGTCAAGCGACAAGCGCACGTGCATACCACATGGGCGACATGGTTGCCCGACGGTGCGAATCGGTGCCCAGAGGGGCGAAATCCCCGACTCCTTCCCGCGCACAGGTGATTGGTGGTCGTGGAGAGTCACGACGGGAAGCGATGCTAAACAAAGACCGCCGAACAccccctcttcctcttcgaaACATGTGAAACACGCACTCCCACCTACTCGAACCCGAAGACACAGGGGAGCCGGCGTAGTAATGTTACAAGTTTTTGCTTTGCTGGCCGGTAGAAAAAACGGTAGAAATTCACCTGGAGCGAATCCTTGAAGCCTGGCCGCGGCGAAACCTCTTGACGAGGCAGGTTGCGAGGGTAGTCCTCGATAGAACCGCTGTATGATTGCGAAAGTCCCACAGTTTCGACAGTCCAGAAGAAAGGCAGTGCTTGTGCTCCAGTTGAGGAGTCATCAAACGCACTCGCCTTATATATCACCCAGTGGAATGCGGCACCTTTAGGCGGCTAAAAAGACATCCACGACTGAGGCACGCTTCCTGACAAGCGATTCAGTACTGTTCCAGGTACTCCTACTTGCCACAATCCCGAGGTAAAGGTGAATTCAGAACCTTTTACGCCACCACAACTTCATCATGTCTTTCATATAGCGTGCTCCACCAACAGCGGCAAACACCAGGGCAGCCAGACGAGCGGCGCCGATAGTTCTTGTAGCCGCAGACATCCTTTCGTCGTACTCAAGATCGGTTACCACGCCCTCATTGTTCCTATCGTAATAATTAGCTACCTCGGTACCAAATGCCGCCACCAGAGCTAACGTCGCCGCAAGTTTCAGCGTTCTCGTACCCGGTCTCTTTCCTTGCTTCTGCGCTCTTCTGGTGCTTCGAGAAGATCCTGCCGGATCTCCCTGTGCGCTATCGGGAAATAAGTACGGCATGTGGGCGAGTTGATCAGAGCCACCCGGAATCCAGAGTGGAGGCAGTATCGTGAATGGTGTGCCTTGGGTACCCAGTAATGTGGGTCCCAAATGGTGGAAATTCGGTATCCCGTCGTCATGTGGATTCTCTCCAGAAATAGCGTCATCATTCGCCAGCGCCTTACCGCAGTTCACGACATGAAATGCGATGAATAAGACCAGTGTGTCCTTCATCTTCGGATAACGCATGAAGAGCATACGGCAGCTCCAGGTTCCGCTACAAAACAGCAGTCCGGCGGGAGGGACCGAGGAATGAGGTGCACTCATAGAGCCACTACTGTCATAAAGCATGTGGGACCGACAGAGGAAGGAAGACTGCGTTTGCCAAGCCAGTGAGCTGGAAATGGAACTATGTAAATAGCACTTTGCAGTGGATCGCAGCGCGCCGGACGCTCACAGCGTGGTCGGGTCaaagcgacgagagagacggtGGGCGCGACAGTTCCAACGTGTCGCGTGGTTGCTGAGCTACAAAACCCAGCCTCCGATTCAAAGGTCTCTACTCCCTATGATTGAAATGACGCCTAGTTTTTCGATGCGAGGAGTATAACGCCCATCGGCGGGCGTACAGGGGCTACTTGTCGTTTTGTACGCGCTCATACGAGGGACCCCAGCTTCTACCGGAAACAAAACGCCACAGGGGTTTATCCGGTGGCGCGTCAGGCAGAGTGCCCTCCAGACTGTGCGCTTGCGGCGGGTGTTCTCAACTATCTGGGAGACGCACCTGCCATTTGAGTTCTGCTGTCACTGGGGGCCTTTAGCTGTGGTTCCGTGCATGTTTTGTTGAGCCCCGTGTCGCCCGTGAGCAGACACGCAACTAGGTATTTTGGTTTTGAGGCACGTATAAAGGAAGGAGCCTGCACTGCTCTCATATCCGCCGACCCACTCGCTGGAATGCCTGTCTACAATCTTCATGGATTTGAGGGAAATCGAAAGTTCGAGGCAAGCAGCTTTTGAAGCAGGAGCCTGAACTGGATAGCCGGCTTCTATCCATGTGATACTGATTTGCTGGTAAGCGGAGAAGCGGACAGGGTGCTGCTCCCAGTACCGGCCTCACGACGCGGTGGAGGCAAAGGACCATTTAATATGTCAGTGGTCTTACATGGAATTGCTGAACGAAATTGCCTGTCTTAAGAGAACCTCGCTCTTGTACACATTATGGTCGGTATTTTGTCTATAGGCGGCCTGAACCCAGGCACGCATTTCTAGTGCACCACGATGATGGTACGATTTCACAACGGTTCGCGCGGGTCCCAACTAGTCCCAGCTGCTCCTAGTAGGTTTTTTCAGTTCACCTTTTTCTGTAGGCATCTCCAGACATCCGCACGTTGAACCCCCGATGGTTCAGGAGTTAGCTCGATGTTTTTCAGTTCTCGGATCCCACTTCAGTTTGCACAAAAGGGCTGTCAGGTATTGAAAATGCAGTCGATCTGCACGACTTAAAAACGATATACACGGCAATTGAGACTACTATGCTGCCGCACCTTTTGAACGTCACATTGCTCGAATTCCGGCCGATACACCATGGGACCGTGACCAACCCGGTGAGTGGTCATCTccacagacgcgagagagaaccGCTCGGAATGACAGATCCAGCCACGTTCATCAATCGGCGTACCAGGTAGGGAGAATGGCGACAGGATCAAGGCGAAGCTCTAAAGTGAGAGTGATGCTCTCGAAACACGTGGGAGGGTGTGTCCTGTTACGATGCTCAGACGGCCATGATGCCAGAACGCTACCCGCGGATAAGCGCACCAGAAGTCTGCGGTAGCAGCCAGGACGCACCGTCTCTTTTTCGCTGTTAAATCTCCTTCGAAAGGGTAGCAGAAGCCGGATTTTCACGCTCTCTCCGTGCACTTATCTGCCCCACGAGACGCTTTCGTTGCGCCGCTTATCTTACGTGCCGCCGCCGTGCACGCCCCGTCCAATTGTAGCCTGATTAGCGAAGTGTGACCCATGTACGGTGCACGGTGACTGCCTGTAaacttcctctcgctcgagTCTCTTTGTACGGTATGGTGCTGTACTGCCCCAGGGTCCTAGAGAGAGACTACTGCTCGTCGCATGTTTCCCATTGTCCCGTGTATACACCATTCACTAACCCCGATGTGGTCCAACGTCACCTGGTCGACAAAAGCACTAGTGCGTAATACGAAGGCATCTTTTCGCGATGATCTTTTTTTCCGGGAGGTGTGAGGCGGTTAGAGACAAGACATGCACGCCATGCTGCTGAGTATGGGACGAGCTGGTTATTACTTGTGTGGAAGCTTTCACCCGAGTCACAAGAAAGGGCCCATGCGTCAGGAGCACACCAGACACATTCAGAAAGCTACACCGGTGTTTGAGAGGATGGATGTCGAATGGTGGAGTCACTGTCAAGATGATGTATGCTACGTTTGCTGGATGCTAACCTGTATGCTTGGAGTGAGGCCTAATCTTGAAGGGAGACAGGAAACAAGTGGAAAAATGTTCGGTTTCTCATGTGGGTCCTATATTTCAGCCGCGTCGAAACTGGCGGTTATTCATCAGAACCCTCGACCCTaaacgaagaaaacggcCTCCCTTGCCTCATGAGGTTTGGCAGCGGCTGGTTATCTGGAGCTCGTCGGATTTCCGGCGCCGTCGTGAAATTCAGTTTgtacgaggaggcgccgtcgTGAAATTCAGTTTgtacgaggaggcgccgtcgTCAGCAGACCGCCAAACGTTAGCAGGTCTCTTCCGAGGAGGAGCAGGGGAGAAAATCCATCTTGCAGAAAAAACGCTTGTAAGGTGCTACTTTTCCTTGCCGTCAGGCGGCTCGAAGCCGCATTCTCTTGCACAGTTGCACTCCTTGCGCCTTCCCTTTCTGGGCTGGCGCGACTGTAGATGCCCTCGGGTTTCTTCCCACCCGGGTTCCCTTGTGGAGAATGCTCTTCGTTTTCACCTGTGTTTGAATTTTTTGAGTCTGGCCCGGTAGCTTGCCCGCGCGGGCCTACGTTccggctgtctcctcctACGTCATCTTTGAAGGAGATAGCCGTAGCTGTTCTATCCTGGGGCAGGAACTTTTCATTGAACAAAGAAAAGGACTGAGGCGGCTCAGCTCGCCAGGTTTCTTCATCCAGATACGGAGCCGGTTCTCCATCACTTATGGGAACACTAAGCTTGGTTGTGTCATGGGCATTAACTGAGCCGGACGATTGCGAGGGATCCCACCTTGACGCCGATACACCATCAAACCTGTTTGGCGTCGAGGTTTCGTGTTGCTCTGAATCAGCCGGCCTGTCTACTGCATTGACCGCCGACATCTGAAGCAAAGGGGTGTTCAATTTAGCTTGACGGGATTCTGCGAGCGGCTCGTGTCTCTTGTCGGGGACGAAGTATGGCGGATGCGCCTGTAGTTCTGTTCCCTTCTCTAGGTAGCCGGCTACGTGCTCGCGTGTGTGGCGGTAGCTATCCTCATTCGGAGGACTTGCAGGTATGAAGTCGCCTACACTCTCGTGCGACATTGTACGAACTGAAATAAAGGGTGGCTGGCCCGATAAAGAAGACACAATGCCTCTAGCCACATCAGGCAGTAGGGATCCCCTGGATACCGTTTCGAGATCAGCTTGCTGATGGACCCCTTCTTGCGTTGTAGATCCGGCGGGTATTGGAGCAACTGAGAGTTGGGCTGATAGCACAGAAAGACATGGCTTGTCTCTGGTGGTGAGGAGTGCATTATCATATCTCTCTACCAGACACAGCTCTCGTCAGACTAGCCTGGAGCAAACCCTGTGCGCTTACCGGCAATGTACAAAGATTTGTGGGCATCAAGGATTCCTCCGCATTCAGCAAGTGACGTAAGATGCACACTTGCCTTGCAGCCATCTATAAGGGCCTGTTTGACTTGACGATAAGTTAGATTGGGAAACGCTGACCACACCAAGCCAGCCACCCCAGCAGCATGCGGACAGGCGAAGGAGGTCCCACTGACTTTTGAGTACCCTGATAGTCCTTCCGTCGTGTGAATATCTgaaggacgccgcggcaCATGTATGGAACAAGAAAAATGAAGCTGGATCCAGGTGAAGTGAGCAGAACCGTTATCTTATTTCGAGTTAAAGCTGGTATTCAGTAGAACGCATATGGAGAACCGCATCGATGAGAGAGCCTTCATTGATCTGGCCACGCAGAATAGAAAAGCGCACATGTGATGTTTTGACTCCGAGGAGCTCGCTGGAGCTTTGAGCTTCCAGCATTCCTCGTGATGACAGAAGCCGATGGATGACACGAGGAATCTTCTGCGAGCATCCACTTTAATTTTTATCTGCAACCGGGAAAATTGTCTAAGTGGTTGGTGAGTTCGAACCGAACCGACTTACATAGGGGACACTATCACGCTGCTCGCAACCGGACATCGACAGTTCGTATACACGGTAGAGTCGTGCTGATTGTAGCTTATGTCGCCGTAACCCCAAAAGCTAGAATGTCTTTGTGCATTAATTCCCTGTTACCTACAAGAGTAGCTGGGCCTAGAAGGCCTCTTGCTGACGGGCCAGAGAACGAAAACGTTAAATGCGATGGTTTGCCCGAGTCCCGAGGTTCGTCTTCTACCCTCGAGTGGCCAAGCAGGCGCAATACCCACCCCGACACGCAGGAAAACACTGAAATCACTCTCCCGCGTGTTGTAGTAAAGGCGAAAGGTTTTTGGAGGCGTCACTTCCCGGATCAACTGCCAACGGTACTGTCGAGCAGCCGCTGCTACTAGAGTTGCAGAGCTGTGTGGGCATCCTGTGCTGCCGTATCCTCCCCAGCCTTTGTCTCACCTGCTCCAGGAGCAAAAATGTGAACCGTTGTCAGCCCATAGTTGGAAAAGGCTGCTTTTCTGCCGAAGTGCGTCGATGCGCCGACACTCAAGATGTTCGAGAGGCCATAACTCGAAGGAGTATGGTCGTTCCTGAGAAAAAGCCACCGATTATTAAGGTCCATTGAGTAAGCACGTTGGTACAGGCCGGCACGGTGCTTCCGTGTTCCCTAGACTAAGGAAAACCCCACAGGAACTCTGCAGGAGGAGCCGCTAACAGCGCTGGTGTGGGTCCGATAGAGGCTCTAGAAAAGCGGACACCAACGTTGGCCCTTCCGTTTACGGGTAAACAACGCCTATCAGGGCGCTGAGGGCGTTTGCGCCACCCACATCGCCCTCGTGTTTTACTAGAACTATTTGCAGAAACGTGTAAAACAGTTGCTTTCTGATCCCCCCCACGAGCGAACCTTGCATTCGTCAAAACTCAATTATGTTTCCTGCACTATGCGGATGAATCCGATGAAGTAAAGCCCTTGTAGCATGTTGCTCGTCAGCAGCAAAGAACTCTCAGCCCGTGCTCACTGCGGCAGATCCGTATTCAGATTGTGGTTGCCTGCAGAAGTGACAAACAGGTGTCCTGCGGTCTGTGCTCGCCGGATAGCGTCGAACTCGAGGTTCGAATACCTGGAAACAAATGCTCGCAGCACATGTGCCAGGCAAAGATGAGTTTCTCACACCTTTTATTGCGGAATGAGTAGCGCGGCTAAGCGCAAGAGAGTTCAATGTCAGACGCCACATGGTGTTCGAGAATTTTCGCAGCATtctcgaagaggaggagcctCTACGCACACTGAAGCGCCCAACGGATACAGCATGCTGAGTTTGTTCGGAAGCGGTGCTTGCAGAGCATTTTCTGCTCCACCTTCGCTATACATCTGAGTCGCGCTAGTTTACCCGTAGCCGCCGTAGGAGTTATTACTGATCCACGCTCCCATTCGCACAGCGTAATCAATAGCTTGGACTTGATTGCTAACTGTTCCCTGGCCACCACCAATGAATTTGAGACACATGATCTCGCAACCCCAGCACACTCCAGCCAGGCCTATCAAGTTGTTCGTCGTCGCACCGAGGACCCCTGCAGCTCCTGTTCCATGACCAGTGGCATCTGAGCGGATGTCAGGACGATCCGATGCAAAATCCTGTAGCGGGCCAAAAGGATCAACAATGTTGTGGACACCAGACACACACCTACCAACCACAGGATAGCGAAGTTCGGGTGGGAGggtctgctgcagccagTCTTTTCTCGGCAAAGGACGACGGGGGAATGATTGTATGCTCAGGGAGACTGAGTGGGAGATACGCCGTGGCAGAGGATCGGCTTTGCAACAAGAGCCATAGTGCGAGCAAGGGAGACCTTTACAATGAGTTGGGCCTGTGGCTCAGCCACACCCTCTCCGGTGATCCGCAGTTACATGCCTACTATCAGACGCCCATAATAACTAGTTACGTGGTCGGTAGTGTAGTGAGCAGAGAATAGAGAGATAAACGGAGCTCCAGCACCACCAACCATCGCCCCAGAGATATGTGAACCGTAAGACGCGAGTCCGCAGTGTGCATGGCAACGAATTTCTCAAAGGCCATGCTCTCGAAAAAGAGGCATTTCCACCGACTGTAAGATGCTACTCTTGTGTCCGGTTCTGGACCTACCCACCCATGGCAGTCATCAACGAAACCGTTTCCATCGTTATCAATATTGTCGTCGCAGATTTCACCAGGATTCTGCCACTTGTTTGCCCGAAGGTCGGGATGATCAAGGTCACAGCCACTATCAATCACGGCAATGACCATTGGGCGCTTTTCTCCTGTCCACAGCCGCCAGGCTCCCTCAGTGTGCAGACCAAACTCTGCCTTATCCTGAAGGTTCCACTGGAGACGGAAACTTGGATCATTCGGAGGAACCTGGACATCAGAGTCATCAGCTGGCGCACTGCCCCCAGTTTCGAACGCTTTCATAACGCGCACACCCAGGGAGTCGAGGGAATGAACACCAGACCCCGTCGTATGCAGCTGATGAAGAAACGGTACCCCTTCCGCCTCTACAGTGCTCTTGTCAGAGTTGGCAGCACCCGGGCGCCGCAAATACTGTTCAGAAAACTTCAAAGAGTCATGGTATGCCTTCTCGACGCATGGTAGATCGCGGGCGATTGATATGACCTCATCATCCGTGACTCCTTCTGGTATGGTCTTAATCACTTCCATCTGCAGAGAAGATAAATATCGAGTCTCCATCTCGACTGTGACCCTCAAACTGACATGATGATCCTGTCCATAACCGAGGATCTCCTCACGGGGTTTTGAATGAACAGATTCAACCTCTTTTCTTGTCTGTTTTGCATGCAGTAGCGACGATATCCTATCCTTCAGGAGGTTAACCGTACGATTGCTGGCTTCTTGCCCATACAGAGACGGCTGACGCTCAGGAGCCCGGCCCACTTCCAGTTTTTCAGGTGGGCAACCGGACAGAGCGTAGCTAAGTACGACACGTCTGCTAGTTTTTCTTGCTCCTCGGAGAAACCGAATCTGCGAGGCAACTTTCTTTGGATTGGGAGCTTCGTCGGCGTCCAAGGGCGACTCGCCGGTCCCGACGTCTGGCACCTCGGAAACGCGCGCATCCGTGGGTGTGGTGGAGTAGTAAGATTTATCTATATCATCTTGATCCGCAGCAATGTTTGATGTCAGCGTATCGTGGGCCAGCACTGCAGTTCCGGTCGATGGAGCTGATGCTGGTGTCTCTTTCGCTCTTGCCTCCGAAGCTGCAGACTCTCTCGCCCCAGTCGCAAGGACTGTGACCCAACTGCAGAGTACGAGAAATATCACCGACCACTGCATTATCGTCCGCTGACGAATTCCCACGCATTTCCCGTCGTTGCAATACATATGTGGTGGCTTCCGGCTTCCCACGTAGAGGGGAAGAAAGCGCTCGCAGAACATCTCGGCGACGGAGAATGGTTTTTCACGCCGTCACGGTGTCTCCTCGGACTTGCTCAAAGACGATGCCAGGGAGACGAGTGGCAAAATAAAAAGCTTTCAGATCTGGTAGTGGTGCAGCCATTATCAACCAGATCCGCAGAAGGGCCGACGAACAAGATGAAACCTGTATGTGATTCTCGGCCTTCTATGTACGACTTGACTGACCTGTTACCAGAATACTCTACACTGGCATAAAATTAGCACTAGCTTGCGAAGGCAAACGCCGAACAGCAAGCGTTGTGCACTAACAAGGGAAAACCGGAGAGAGGACAGGTGTATTCAATGCAGCGAAATAGACTGTTCGCTTATCATTGTTACACGCTCGAGGGTATTTATCCAGTTTATAGCTCTGGAAAGCTTCTTAGAATGAAGGCGGGGacgcgcctcttcctcagCGTATCAGACTGCATTCGGTTTGGGGTAAAACCATATGCGTTATCAAATCCAAAGCAAGTTTCGGTCGCAGTAACACAAGGCTTCCCGCGGTGCCGTGTACAGGAGATTTAGTCCTCTGCACCGGCCCGAGGCTCGTACTTAGTAagggcggcagacgcgaaagGCAGGCCGCCCTTGTGGAATCAACGAATGTTCCGCTGTAGAACGCTCAACCTTTTTGGACAGACGAAGCGGTCACGCGACAACGCCTTAGTGCCGGGGACAGTCCACAGAGTGATCAAGAAAAGCCAGCACAGGTCGAGCACAGATACGCAATTTCGCGGGAAGTGACCCAGTCCACGTTCTACATCTAATAATAAGCTCTCTTCCCTTCTCTGGCCTCCCCTTCCTTTTTTTCGTACGGTCCGAACTTTTTGCTCGGCCAAAAGGGACCGACACTGGAAACGCGTTCCCCTGGTCAACGGGCCTAGTGGGGGAAATCGGTCAgtttgaaaaaaaaaagcctGCCGAATCGCGCGTCTTGATACCTCAAGGAACTAAGGGCCTATCATGGTAGCCTTCTTCATTCCGTGTCGCGATACCGACGCTGCCGCACAGAGGATTTGCGTGCGGCGTTTGTGTTAGGCTTCCAGCAGACTGGTTGTTGCCGTTCCGGTCCGGAATGACAGAAACTGCACTTGCTCCAGTTAGCTGCTGAGGGCAGCAGTGCCCTTTCAACTCAAAGTTGTTGCTTTGTTGCTGATTTCTGTTACCGCCTTTGCTTCAGGCACCGCATACTGATGTAGGGGAGAGACGGAAGAGCTGGCATActggggggcggcggggaggcaGAAAAACGGTTTAAAGAATGACGGCAACGGGAGTCTGAGATCTGCTCTCATACTCTCACACTCGGATCAGAAACAGTACCAAGTTTTGCTGAAGCTTCATACCAGTGAACTGTGGCTGACTTCGCGAGGAGCACCACCCGATTTGCTCGCGCCTGATTTCCccctgcgaaggcgtcgaGTGCTCCGAATGGAGCGGGCCTCATGACGACACTGCGACGACGGAGGTAGAATACAAATTGACGAAACACCAACGAGCACTCAATGGCTTTTATGAGTAATATACTCGCGAAGTGTCCGTCCTCGACTGATGCGTACGTATCACCCCAGCTAGTCATAATGCGTGCACACTCACACGCAGCCTccaagagaggagacggcaaACTTCGAAGGCTAGCGTGCCTCTGGGTGGAATGAAAAAGTCTAACAAGCAAAATCGAAGTCTTTGGCGTCAATCTTTGCAGTTCTG is drawn from Besnoitia besnoiti strain Bb-Ger1 chromosome VI, whole genome shotgun sequence and contains these coding sequences:
- a CDS encoding subtilisin SUB3 (encoded by transcript BESB_064500) — encoded protein: MFCERFLPLYVGSRKPPHMYCNDGKCVGIRQRTIMQWSVIFLVLCSWVTVLATGARESAASEARAKETPASAPSTGTAVLAHDTLTSNIAADQDDIDKSYYSTTPTDARVSEVPDVGTGESPLDADEAPNPKKVASQIRFLRGARKTSRRVVLSYALSGCPPEKLEVGRAPERQPSLYGQEASNRTVNLLKDRISSLLHAKQTRKEVESVHSKPREEILGYGQDHHVSLRVTVEMETRYLSSLQMEVIKTIPEGVTDDEVISIARDLPCVEKAYHDSLKFSEQYLRRPGAANSDKSTVEAEGVPFLHQLHTTGSGVHSLDSLGVRVMKAFETGGSAPADDSDVQVPPNDPSFRLQWNLQDKAEFGLHTEGAWRLWTGEKRPMVIAVIDSGCDLDHPDLRANKWQNPGEICDDNIDNDGNGFVDDCHGWDFASDRPDIRSDATGHGTGAAGVLGATTNNLIGLAGVCWGCEIMCLKFIGGGQGTVSNQVQAIDYAVRMGAWISNNSYGGYGYSNLEFDAIRRAQTAGHLFVTSAGNHNLNTDLPQNDHTPSSYGLSNILSVGASTHFGRKAAFSNYGLTTVHIFAPGADIHTTEGLSGYSKVSGTSFACPHAAGVAGLVWSAFPNLTYRQVKQALIDGCKASVHLTSLAECGGILDAHKSLYIAVAPIPAGSTTQEGVHQQADLETVSRGSLLPDVARGIVSSLSGQPPFISVRTMSHESVGDFIPASPPNEDSYRHTREHVAGYLEKGTELQAHPPYFVPDKRHEPLAESRQAKLNTPLLQMSAVNAVDRPADSEQHETSTPNRFDGVSASRWDPSQSSGSVNAHDTTKLSVPISDGEPAPYLDEETWRAEPPQSFSLFNEKFLPQDRTATAISFKDDVGGDSRNVGPRGQATGPDSKNSNTGENEEHSPQGNPGGKKPEGIYSRASPEREGARSATVQENAASSRLTARKSSTLQAFFLQDGFSPLLLLGRDLLTFGGLLTTAPPRTN
- a CDS encoding hypothetical protein (encoded by transcript BESB_064490), which gives rise to MKDTLVLFIAFHVVNCGKALANDDAISGENPHDDGIPNFHHLGPTLLGTQGTPFTILPPLWIPGGSDQLAHMPYLFPDSAQGDPAGSSRSTRRAQKQGKRPGTRTLKLAATLALVAAFGTEVANYYDRNNEGVVTDLEYDERMSAATRTIGAARLAALVFAAVGGARYMKDMMKLWWRKRF